One region of Mucilaginibacter gotjawali genomic DNA includes:
- a CDS encoding ABC transporter substrate-binding protein yields MTSVVNRLQPLSGNRWFIFLFIALLGAACSPKLQPVTVRPVHKEPEKAADKTPEKENKPAAPKTSTIALLLPFGLDHLAPGASYTTSSLHEADIALGYYQGFKLALDSLTGQGYNYKLMVYDTRGDKAQSHSLANNPAIRASDLVVGPVFPDDIKAFTGNFTSMHQPVVSPLSPASPSAYKNQQVITMIPPLEYHAWAAARYIKEKINPEKVFVLRSGFNEENEYLIPLKRAIDSLGKKHIKIITLTVIHGQLNSLVPQFSTTGANIFIIPATDQHFLTITLRSLDSLHNLYPVTVFGHPNWVNFSFLKAELLQRLDTYITSSDRINYKAENIVAFMRRYRETYHTDATAFAIKGFDEGMYLGRQLSAGNLKNLAQTDFSGLHNDFKFEKKAGLGWINTHVSVYKYANFELKKVE; encoded by the coding sequence ATGACATCAGTAGTAAACCGCCTGCAACCATTGAGTGGGAATAGGTGGTTCATCTTTTTATTTATAGCGCTGCTGGGGGCTGCATGTTCACCAAAACTGCAGCCTGTAACGGTACGCCCTGTACATAAGGAACCGGAAAAGGCCGCCGATAAAACACCCGAAAAGGAGAATAAGCCGGCAGCGCCAAAAACATCCACGATAGCTTTATTGCTGCCTTTTGGGCTCGATCATTTGGCGCCGGGGGCGTCCTATACCACATCAAGCCTGCACGAAGCTGACATTGCCCTTGGCTATTACCAGGGCTTTAAATTAGCGCTCGATTCGCTTACAGGCCAGGGGTATAATTATAAGCTGATGGTTTATGATACCCGGGGCGACAAAGCGCAATCGCACAGCCTCGCCAATAATCCTGCCATAAGGGCCAGCGACCTGGTGGTGGGCCCTGTGTTTCCGGATGATATAAAAGCTTTTACCGGTAACTTTACCAGCATGCACCAGCCCGTGGTTTCCCCACTGTCGCCGGCGTCGCCTTCCGCTTACAAAAACCAGCAGGTAATTACCATGATACCGCCGCTGGAGTACCATGCCTGGGCAGCCGCGAGGTATATCAAGGAAAAAATCAATCCTGAGAAGGTGTTTGTGTTGCGCTCGGGCTTTAATGAAGAAAATGAATACCTCATCCCCTTAAAAAGGGCAATTGACAGCCTGGGGAAAAAGCACATCAAAATAATTACCCTAACGGTGATCCACGGCCAGTTAAATTCACTGGTGCCGCAATTCAGTACTACCGGCGCAAATATATTTATCATACCAGCAACCGACCAGCATTTTTTAACCATCACGCTGCGGTCGTTGGATTCATTGCATAATTTGTACCCGGTAACCGTTTTCGGGCATCCCAATTGGGTTAACTTTTCCTTTTTAAAGGCCGAGTTGCTGCAACGGCTGGATACCTATATTACATCGTCTGACCGGATCAATTACAAAGCCGAAAACATCGTTGCCTTTATGCGGCGCTACCGCGAAACCTACCATACCGATGCCACCGCATTCGCCATAAAAGGATTTGACGAAGGCATGTATTTGGGGCGGCAACTTTCAGCGGGTAATCTTAAAAATTTGGCGCAAACGGATTTTTCGGGTTTGCATAATGATTTTAAGTTTGAGAAAAAAGCAGGGCTTGGATGGATAAATACCCATGTTTCCGTGTATAAATATGCTAACTTTGAGCTGAAAAAGGTAGAATGA
- a CDS encoding toxin-antitoxin system YwqK family antitoxin, translating into MMNSNKRDANGQLLHGPVKEYFKDGKVSAEGRYVHGSKTGEWKYYFLSGGLRAIGNFVNDQMDGPWKWYRETGVLMQTGSFNNGERAGIWERYHAEGGLFDSGEYIGEKKIGEWKTWDKAGNLTKTKKYNP; encoded by the coding sequence ATGATGAACAGTAATAAACGCGATGCCAACGGGCAATTACTGCATGGCCCGGTAAAGGAATATTTTAAAGATGGCAAAGTAAGCGCGGAAGGCAGATATGTACATGGCAGCAAAACCGGCGAGTGGAAATATTATTTTTTAAGCGGAGGACTTAGAGCCATCGGCAATTTTGTTAACGACCAGATGGATGGCCCCTGGAAATGGTATCGCGAAACCGGCGTCCTGATGCAAACCGGCTCCTTTAATAACGGCGAAAGAGCCGGAATTTGGGAGCGCTATCATGCCGAAGGCGGTTTATTTGATTCGGGTGAATATATTGGCGAAAAGAAAATAGGGGAATGGAAAACCTGGGATAAAGCAGGGAATTTAACAAAAACGAAGAAGTATAATCCTTAA
- a CDS encoding nucleotidyltransferase domain-containing protein, which produces MLEIIKEKLRELEKENHIRILYACESGSRAWGFPSPDSDFDVRFIYARTTNDYLSIHEIGDVIDLPVNEVLDIGGWDVKKALKLFLKSNGPLYEWLQSPIVYMDESGLAPELQQLMPKYFSLRAAGNHYLSMAINTVNDDLQGDQIKMKRYFYALRSALACKWIVERQTVPPMEFGALRVLVDDKFFQRDIDELLKLKAVSDEKKLIKPFPVLDDWLNATLTMCKELMGQIPSNHQPAGELNAVFRKYIAL; this is translated from the coding sequence ATGCTCGAAATTATAAAAGAAAAATTACGCGAATTAGAAAAGGAAAATCATATCAGGATTTTATATGCCTGTGAATCTGGCAGCAGGGCTTGGGGATTTCCATCGCCTGACAGCGACTTTGACGTTCGTTTTATTTACGCCAGGACGACCAATGACTACCTCAGCATTCATGAAATCGGCGATGTTATTGATTTACCTGTTAATGAAGTGCTTGATATTGGTGGATGGGATGTTAAAAAAGCGCTGAAACTATTTTTAAAATCGAACGGACCGCTATATGAATGGCTACAATCGCCGATAGTTTATATGGATGAATCGGGTTTAGCACCTGAATTGCAACAATTAATGCCCAAATACTTTTCATTAAGGGCCGCTGGTAATCATTATTTATCGATGGCAATTAATACAGTTAATGACGATTTGCAAGGCGACCAGATAAAAATGAAACGTTATTTTTATGCATTGAGGTCGGCATTAGCCTGTAAATGGATAGTCGAAAGGCAAACCGTTCCGCCAATGGAGTTTGGTGCATTGCGGGTGCTGGTTGATGATAAATTTTTCCAAAGGGATATTGACGAACTGCTGAAACTGAAGGCGGTAAGCGATGAAAAAAAGCTAATTAAACCTTTCCCTGTTTTGGATGATTGGTTAAATGCAACTTTGACAATGTGCAAAGAATTAATGGGGCAAATACCCTCTAACCATCAGCCTGCAGGTGAATTGAATGCTGTTTTTCGCAAATACATCGCATTATGA
- a CDS encoding pyrimidine/purine nucleoside phosphorylase — protein MIKHNTYFEGNVQSLGLETEKGYATVGVMQAGTYQFGATAKETIKIISGVFGTRLPGKDWVKTGVDEVLHIPADTKFDVLCESDVAYICYYG, from the coding sequence ATGATTAAACACAATACCTATTTTGAAGGCAATGTGCAAAGCCTGGGCTTAGAAACAGAAAAAGGATACGCTACCGTAGGCGTAATGCAGGCAGGCACTTACCAGTTCGGTGCCACCGCAAAGGAAACAATTAAGATCATATCCGGTGTTTTCGGCACCAGGTTACCCGGAAAAGATTGGGTTAAAACCGGGGTTGATGAAGTGTTGCATATCCCGGCGGATACCAAATTTGATGTATTGTGCGAAAGTGACGTAGCTTATATCTGCTATTACGGATAG
- a CDS encoding Ada metal-binding domain-containing protein — MIRHTSLGDTAFKRSRNLKILLDKKEITFAGNVKLKIYGTLNCSAGKRMKPANRVFFCLETEAIEMGYRPCGHCMAGTYKKWKDALNKLIKLD, encoded by the coding sequence ATGATCAGGCATACTTCATTAGGCGATACAGCGTTTAAACGCAGCAGGAATTTAAAAATACTGCTCGATAAAAAGGAAATAACCTTTGCCGGCAACGTAAAGCTGAAAATATATGGTACATTGAATTGCTCAGCCGGTAAAAGGATGAAGCCTGCGAACCGGGTTTTCTTTTGTTTGGAAACAGAAGCAATTGAAATGGGCTACCGGCCTTGCGGGCATTGTATGGCCGGCACCTATAAAAAATGGAAAGATGCTTTAAATAAGTTGATTAAGTTGGATTGA
- a CDS encoding nucleotidyltransferase domain-containing protein: MNFAQLQQQREFILLDCISGSRAYNLNLPGSDIDKKGIFILPKKELYGFESCEQVSNDSNDEVYFEIKRFLELLTKNNPNILELLNTPADCVLYKHPLMDKIKPSDFLSKLCLDTFAGYAQTQIRKARGLNKKINKPMANARKSVLDFCYVIYKNGSVPLISWLKENNLVQEDCGLVNLDHFRNVYLLYHQKQLSGGSWFKGIVSGRDSDDVQLSSVPENIEPLATMNFNKDGYSTYCKEYKEYREWEEKRNQARYESTLSHGKSYDAKNMMHTFRLLNMAEEIALYNQVIVHREDREFLLKIRSGIFEFDDLMNMVEEKMEKIKGLYKKSDLPEYPDLKKAEDILIEIREEFY, encoded by the coding sequence ATGAATTTTGCCCAGTTACAACAACAACGGGAATTTATCCTTTTGGATTGTATCAGTGGAAGTCGGGCTTACAATCTGAATTTGCCAGGCTCTGATATTGATAAGAAGGGCATTTTTATCCTGCCAAAAAAGGAATTGTATGGTTTTGAATCCTGCGAGCAGGTATCAAATGATAGTAATGATGAAGTTTATTTTGAGATTAAACGATTTCTGGAGCTATTAACAAAAAACAATCCGAATATCCTCGAGTTGTTGAACACCCCCGCTGATTGTGTGCTCTACAAGCATCCTTTAATGGATAAGATAAAGCCGTCCGACTTTTTGTCAAAATTATGCCTTGATACATTTGCCGGTTATGCCCAGACACAAATCAGGAAAGCAAGGGGTTTGAATAAAAAGATCAATAAACCAATGGCAAACGCACGGAAATCTGTTCTGGATTTTTGTTATGTAATTTACAAAAATGGAAGTGTGCCGTTAATTTCATGGTTGAAAGAAAATAATCTTGTTCAGGAAGATTGTGGCTTGGTTAATTTGGATCATTTCAGAAATGTTTATTTACTATACCATCAAAAGCAACTGTCAGGTGGTAGCTGGTTTAAAGGGATAGTTTCCGGGCGAGATTCGGACGACGTTCAGTTGAGTTCCGTACCTGAAAATATTGAACCATTGGCGACAATGAATTTTAATAAAGATGGCTATTCAACCTATTGTAAAGAGTACAAAGAATATAGGGAATGGGAAGAAAAGCGAAACCAGGCGCGTTATGAAAGTACGCTATCACATGGCAAGAGCTATGACGCCAAAAACATGATGCACACATTCAGGTTGTTAAATATGGCGGAAGAGATAGCTTTATATAACCAGGTAATAGTACATAGAGAAGACCGCGAGTTCTTGCTGAAAATACGCAGCGGCATATTTGAGTTTGACGATTTAATGAATATGGTGGAAGAAAAGATGGAGAAGATAAAGGGATTATACAAAAAGTCCGATTTGCCCGAATACCCCGATCTTAAAAAAGCAGAAGATATTTTGATAGAAATAAGGGAAGAGTTTTATTAA
- the guaA gene encoding glutamine-hydrolyzing GMP synthase, giving the protein MQEKILILDFGSQFTQLIARRVRELNIYCEIHPFNHFPEVDSSVKGIILSGSPYSVRQDDAPNFDFKKFHGTLPVLGVCYGAQHIAHNNGGEVLPSSTREYGRANLQYISEHNPLFKLILPGSQVWMSHGDTIASIGDDFEVIASTDTVKVAAFHVKNTQTYGIQFHPEVTHSVDGKQLLFNFLVDICGCSQDWTPDSFVETSIAALKEKLGDDKVVLGLSGGVDSSVAAVLLHHAIGKNLHCIFVDNGLLRKDEYQSVLDSYQHMGLNIKGVDAKQRFYDALAGLTDPEKKRKAIGRVFIEVFDDEAHRVEDVKWLGQGTIYPDVIESVSVKGPSATIKSHHNVGGLPDFMKLKVVEPLNTLFKDEVRRVGKALGIDPNILGRHPFPGPGLAIRILGEVTPQKVAILQEADAIYINNLRSAGVYDKVWQAGSIFLPVQSVGVMGDERTYENVICLRAVESLDGMTADWCHLPYDLLAKISNEIINNVKGINRVVYDISSKPPATIEWE; this is encoded by the coding sequence ATGCAAGAAAAAATCCTTATTCTTGACTTTGGCTCGCAGTTTACGCAACTCATCGCGCGCCGTGTCAGGGAGCTCAATATTTACTGCGAGATCCACCCATTCAATCATTTTCCTGAAGTTGACAGCAGTGTAAAGGGCATCATCCTTTCGGGCAGCCCGTACTCTGTAAGACAGGACGACGCGCCCAATTTCGATTTTAAAAAATTTCATGGCACTTTGCCTGTTTTAGGCGTTTGCTATGGAGCACAACATATCGCGCACAATAACGGCGGCGAAGTATTGCCTTCCAGCACGCGCGAATACGGCCGCGCCAATTTGCAATACATCAGCGAGCATAACCCGCTTTTTAAGCTGATATTACCTGGTTCGCAGGTGTGGATGTCTCACGGGGATACCATTGCCAGCATTGGTGATGATTTTGAGGTGATCGCCAGTACGGATACGGTTAAAGTTGCCGCTTTCCATGTAAAAAACACACAAACATACGGTATCCAGTTCCACCCGGAAGTAACACACAGTGTTGATGGCAAGCAATTGCTGTTTAACTTTTTGGTGGATATCTGCGGTTGCAGCCAGGACTGGACGCCTGATTCCTTTGTTGAAACGTCGATAGCTGCACTTAAAGAAAAGCTGGGCGATGATAAAGTGGTATTGGGGTTATCCGGCGGTGTGGATTCATCGGTGGCGGCGGTATTGCTGCACCATGCCATCGGCAAAAACCTGCATTGTATTTTTGTAGATAACGGGCTGCTGCGCAAGGATGAATACCAATCGGTATTGGATTCGTACCAGCACATGGGCCTCAATATAAAGGGGGTTGATGCCAAACAGCGTTTTTATGATGCTTTGGCTGGCTTAACCGATCCCGAGAAAAAGCGTAAAGCTATAGGCCGCGTATTCATCGAAGTTTTTGATGATGAGGCGCACCGGGTGGAGGATGTGAAATGGCTGGGACAAGGCACTATCTACCCCGACGTGATCGAGTCCGTTTCGGTAAAAGGGCCGTCGGCCACCATTAAATCGCACCATAATGTGGGCGGGCTGCCTGATTTTATGAAACTAAAGGTAGTTGAGCCCTTAAATACCTTATTTAAAGACGAAGTACGCCGTGTAGGCAAGGCTTTGGGCATTGATCCGAACATTTTAGGCAGGCACCCTTTCCCTGGTCCGGGCCTGGCCATCAGGATCTTAGGCGAAGTTACACCACAAAAAGTGGCTATTTTACAGGAAGCCGATGCGATTTATATCAACAATTTGCGGTCGGCCGGTGTTTATGATAAAGTTTGGCAGGCAGGGTCCATATTTCTACCGGTACAATCGGTAGGTGTTATGGGCGATGAACGCACTTACGAAAACGTGATCTGCCTGCGCGCAGTGGAATCGTTAGACGGGATGACAGCCGATTGGTGCCACCTGCCTTATGACTTGCTGGCGAAGATCAGTAACGAGATCATCAACAATGTAAAAGGAATTAACCGGGTAGTATATGACATCAGTAGTAAACCGCCTGCAACCATTGAGTGGGAATAG
- a CDS encoding methylated-DNA--[protein]-cysteine S-methyltransferase, which produces MSTQESINYERIAEAINYIKQNFKEQPNLDLVAEKVNLSPFHFQRLFTDWAGISPKKFLQYLSLDYAKGILKNDQATLFDTAFETGLSGTGRLHDLFINIEGMTPAEYKNGGKSLHINYSFAESPFGNIIVASTLKGICYMAFADDRDDAFSQLHAQFPNASYSQMVDVLQQDALFIFKNDWSHLSNIKLHLKGTNFQLKVWEALLNIPVGGLSTYSSVAKAIHQPTASRAVGSAVGDNPVAFLIPCHRVIKSTGEFGQYHWGATRKTAIIGWEAAQLSLVG; this is translated from the coding sequence ATGAGCACACAGGAAAGTATCAATTACGAGCGCATTGCTGAGGCAATAAATTATATAAAACAAAATTTTAAGGAACAACCCAACCTGGATTTGGTGGCCGAAAAGGTAAACCTAAGCCCCTTCCATTTTCAGCGTTTATTTACCGACTGGGCCGGTATCAGCCCCAAAAAGTTCCTTCAATATTTAAGCCTGGATTATGCCAAAGGAATCTTAAAAAACGACCAGGCCACCTTATTTGATACTGCCTTTGAAACCGGCCTTTCCGGTACAGGCCGCTTACACGACCTGTTTATTAATATTGAAGGGATGACACCGGCAGAGTATAAAAATGGCGGTAAATCGCTCCATATTAATTACAGCTTTGCCGAAAGTCCGTTTGGCAATATCATCGTGGCATCAACGCTCAAAGGCATTTGCTATATGGCATTTGCTGATGACAGGGACGATGCATTTAGCCAATTGCATGCACAGTTTCCTAATGCCAGCTACAGCCAAATGGTTGACGTCCTTCAGCAGGATGCCCTGTTTATTTTCAAAAACGACTGGTCGCATTTATCCAATATTAAATTGCATTTAAAGGGCACCAATTTTCAGTTGAAGGTTTGGGAAGCCTTGCTGAATATCCCGGTTGGCGGTTTATCGACTTATTCATCGGTAGCAAAAGCCATTCACCAGCCAACTGCGAGCAGGGCCGTCGGCAGCGCGGTGGGTGATAACCCGGTAGCATTTTTGATCCCCTGCCACAGGGTCATCAAATCAACCGGAGAATTTGGCCAATACCATTGGGGCGCTACCCGTAAAACAGCCATCATTGGCTGGGAAGCGGCACAGTTGAGTTTGGTTGGTTAA
- a CDS encoding GNAT family N-acetyltransferase encodes MPLTTRLATFADIPALNAMIVLSVRGLSTAYYTPGQIESAIKYVFGVDTQLVTDGTYYIAELDGKIVGCGGWSRRNTLYGGDQHKEIEDPLLDPKQDAARIRAFFVHPDYARQGIGTLIINVCEAAAKENGFTSFELGATLPGVPLYTVMGYEAIERIDAPLPDGEVLGIVKMGKPA; translated from the coding sequence ATGCCACTTACCACCCGCCTCGCCACGTTTGCTGATATCCCTGCGCTGAATGCAATGATCGTGCTATCGGTTAGGGGATTAAGTACCGCGTATTATACCCCCGGCCAGATTGAAAGCGCCATCAAATATGTTTTTGGCGTAGATACCCAGTTGGTTACTGACGGTACCTACTACATTGCTGAATTGGATGGAAAAATAGTTGGCTGTGGCGGATGGAGCAGGCGCAATACACTCTACGGCGGCGATCAGCATAAAGAAATTGAAGATCCTTTACTCGACCCAAAGCAAGATGCCGCCCGCATCCGCGCATTTTTTGTGCACCCGGATTATGCCCGGCAGGGGATAGGGACGCTGATCATCAATGTTTGCGAGGCCGCCGCGAAAGAAAATGGCTTTACCAGTTTTGAATTGGGCGCAACTTTGCCGGGCGTACCGCTTTATACCGTAATGGGGTATGAGGCGATTGAAAGGATTGACGCCCCATTGCCTGATGGCGAAGTTTTGGGCATCGTGAAGATGGGGAAACCTGCCTAA
- a CDS encoding pyrroline-5-carboxylate reductase family protein, giving the protein MPLGKKQLPDLKIGIIGAGQLGLTMAQVFIRSFLPVQNLFISFKGSPHTKKTIEGFGLSDQVVPVEELCMAADLVFIFIRPQSFIDFRITLIGENTLFVSGMAGIPLASLQKVFGKNVCRIMTSGPDTIRQNKAMAAICPFNETVNRIITTSGFTPMILNNEQELHYFTVGVCLPAALVLAKKIGIDVESEFEDLKPGYAVIRQLYVWAKGVIPEFASDKDAEDYVHKMATPGGITEAILINLRKNRDLLQAVEAGVERSMAISDEFS; this is encoded by the coding sequence ATGCCCTTAGGAAAAAAGCAACTTCCTGATTTAAAGATCGGCATTATAGGCGCTGGTCAACTGGGGTTGACGATGGCGCAGGTTTTCATCAGGTCCTTTTTACCTGTTCAAAACCTGTTTATCTCCTTTAAGGGCAGTCCTCACACCAAAAAAACAATTGAAGGCTTTGGTCTATCGGATCAGGTGGTGCCAGTTGAAGAATTGTGCATGGCTGCGGATCTTGTGTTTATATTCATTCGTCCTCAAAGCTTTATTGATTTCAGGATAACATTAATCGGTGAGAATACTTTGTTTGTATCGGGGATGGCGGGCATTCCCTTAGCCAGCCTGCAAAAGGTTTTCGGTAAAAACGTATGCAGGATCATGACGAGCGGACCCGATACCATCCGCCAAAATAAGGCAATGGCTGCCATTTGCCCGTTTAATGAAACAGTGAACCGGATCATTACAACAAGCGGATTTACCCCGATGATTTTGAACAATGAGCAGGAATTGCATTATTTTACCGTTGGGGTTTGTTTGCCCGCGGCGCTTGTCCTGGCTAAAAAGATTGGAATTGATGTTGAAAGTGAGTTCGAAGATTTGAAGCCGGGTTATGCCGTCATCCGGCAGCTTTATGTATGGGCGAAAGGCGTAATTCCTGAATTTGCATCAGACAAGGACGCCGAAGATTATGTGCATAAAATGGCAACGCCCGGCGGAATTACGGAAGCGATATTAATCAATCTTAGAAAAAACAGGGATTTATTGCAGGCAGTGGAAGCAGGGGTAGAGCGAAGTATGGCTATTTCGGATGAGTTTAGTTGA